The region GTCCAGCCAGTGCACATTTAACTCGAAACATCTTCAAGGGTTTGGTCTCTATCTGAGCTGACTCTGTTGCATTGACATGTTGCGCTGCATGCTGAATTCCCAAGAGGTATTGTACAGTtgtgtgcaaatgtttgtgTACCCCTGGTCAAACTGAAGCTTAAGGCAAGTCAGCACATCCTCTGCTGCAATGTCTGTAAAAAGTGTAACATTCTAGTTATTACGTTTAATATACTGGATATTTGAGCTGAATTTTTtgtgttaaattcagcaaatacaCAGATATTATGTGTCAGAAaagcagaactgtgttctcattAGAGGGTGTGTACTTGAGTTCACTTAAATACTACATATGTTATTTGACCAGGAGAACAAAATCAGGCATTTTGTAGATTTTCTGTTCTATATCCATATTGTTCTACCGTAACCCACAGGTTCAACAGGGAACTACATACTTTCCCAGATGCCAAAGGTTCAGGGTCTGCTTGAGCTTACAAGTTTTTACAGAAGCCACAGACTCCACAGGGACCTACAGGTCCTGCCGTAACCTACAGAATCTACTAAAACCCATTTGCTTTTGCAGAAGATATAGGTTTTACAGGGACTGAGAAGTTCTGTGGAACACTAGAGGTCTTCCTAGTGCCCATAGGTTCTATGGGGGCCTAGGGGTTCTAGAAGAGCCcacatatttttacaaaatcCAACGGTTCTTCAGGGACCTACAGGTTCTACCAAAGCCCACATGTTCTACTATAGTCCTACTATAGTTCTACTATAGTatgaaatgtgattttaaaGAAGCCACAGATTTTACAGGGACCTATAGTCTCTTTGGGTATAGCCCAAAGCTTCTATAGGAGCCTGTAGATTCTACTAGAGACCAATGGTTCTATAGTAACCTGCAGCTTCTACTAAAGCTCACAGGTTTTTCCAAATGACACATGTTCCACAGGATTGTATGAGTTCTTTAAGAGCCTACAGGTTATTTTCTAACCAGTGGATGTAGTTCCACATGCTCTGCATCCCCACAGTGAAACATGTGGGCCAGAAAGCAAAGACCATGCAACCGTGGAAACCCTCTGCATAGTGGTCACTAGTGACGGTCACTCCGGCCTCTTCAAGGCGTCGGGCATACATGAGGCCATCATCCCGCAAGACGTCATGCTCACAGGTCATGATGTAGGCAGGAGGAACCAACTTCAATACCTCTCTTTCTGCCAACAAAGGAGCTGCCCGAACGTCCAACAAGCCAGGCAGCTGCTCTAGGAGACCAGCAGTGCTAAGGCGAGGGACCACTGGCTGATAGTCCTTCTGAAATGCAGGGGCTAAGAGCTTGGTCCAGTTCATCTTCGCCTTAGCTGCCATCATTTCCTCTTGGTCCACGGCCGTGTGATTGTTCGCCAGGAGGGTGGGAACAAGGTTCGGATTCCCGTTGAGGTACTCCAGCCAAAAGCGGGCCATGAGAGGGCGATAGAGGATGGGCATGTTGCCATTCTGCTGGTAAGACGGTGTGTTGAAGTCCAAGGCTTGGAGCACAGGATAGATAAGGGCCTGTACCTTGAACTTGACAGAGACACTGTTGTCTGAGGCCAGCTGTAtcaaaaaaacaaatcatacTGTGTCAGTAAACAAACCAGCATTCTGCAAAAGCAGAGTAAGGACTTTTTTGCTACCCTAGCCTCAGATGTATgtgatcagccaagacatgctTGGTATCTGAAGTTTGCTGCTTTAGTGTTTGATGTATAACCCCTCCCTAAATGCACTTGTTTTCTTGCAGCTTCTCAACTTGATGTTTCTTGGCTCTATATGCATTCATTTTGTGGTATATTTTCTTAATTGTCAATGTTTGCTTTATTGTATGCAGTATGCAAACAGTTTGGGTCATTTCAAAAGTTTAAGTGTCTTCAATGTAGaactttgaaataaaaaaaaacatgtaatttgatCAGGGATGTTGAAATTTTGCATGCAATTCTATACACATGGTTTCAGCTTACGTGCCCTAAAGCCGAATGGCTGCAGGGCTTTGTTTCAGATCTGTGCTCCTACCTGTTGAGCCACGGCAGCAGCCAAGTTGCCTCCAGCGCTGTCACCCGAGACGGCTACTCTTTCTGGATCCACCGAGTACTGAGCCAGAACATCCGCTGTCAGGATGTGCCTGCAGGCCCGCAGAGCATCATAATACTGCTCTGGGAAATGAACTTCAGGGGCAAGCCTGTAACTGGAAATGCAAAAGTCACCCGTCTTTAACTGGTGCACATATTCACACAAGCTCACTTTGTCTTAAGTATTTTTCCACACACATTAGGATTTATGGAGGTCATCTAATCAAATCAATGTTTGTATTTTCCTTAAAGGTGCACCAGGTAGGAAGTGAAGGAAGTGATACTCCATAGTGTGCTTCTACTGCTGTAAAGTCTAAAACAGAACTGTTGAGCTGGATTTGACAGACATTTTGGATGATGTCAAACGTCTTAACGTATTAACATCACATGCACAGGTCCAAAAAGAAGTCCCAGGACCAGGGATGTGTTACTTGTGTGGGAGTGGCTCATGGTGCTGATCTGTACAGAGCTGAAGGTTAGTGAATGGCCAGAGAGAGCTGAATTTGGCCCAATATTCAATATAATGCTCTTTCAAAATGAACATGCTCACAATCATCCGCTCAAGGAAATGGACAGATGAAAAGCTAAAATGTAAGGATATGTTGTTCTGCGAGTTTCATGCAATTACATTTTTCCCAGCAAAGAGGAATTCCCCAAACTGAACATTGTGACACAGtgaaaattacatagtgcagctttaCAAGGAACTCTACCAATTCATCAATTCATTCTAACATTTCATTACTTTCAGATTTACCAAAATGTAATCtttattacataaataaaatgtttatatttgacGCCTGGATCCCACTGTTGTAACAAATGCTGAGAactgcattaaacacacactttgTTTATGTCTTATTTAGTTATGCTCCCCAAAATAAAAAGTGCAATTTCCCTTTAAACATCCATCACAAAACGTATTCATTAATCATACGGAAGACGTTCTGTACGTTAAAGGCAGGTTGAACCCACTGGCAGATGTTAAAGGTTAAAGAAGCCCCAGTTTAGCTTTAAGCAAACTTACTCCACAGATATAATCACTGCATCTAAATCCTCAGCCATCTTCCTGCACAGAAGGTCATAGGATCGCATTCCTTTTGGAGGGAGGTGGGACAAGGAAGTACAAGAGGGCAgtgaaaaggaaataaaagagtTTACAAACATTGCCATTTACAGTAACACTACCAATATATCAGTACACAACTTCTATTCACGTTTAACCAAAACCTTGTATGTTCATTTTTGCcaattttcattttttgatGTCTGCCCTTTACATTGTGTATCTTCACTCtgaacagaccaatagaaaagATCCAAAACAAGCTGGAGTAAAACATCTTTTACACTAAGCTCCACTGAAAATGAAGGATGTGTTATGAATGCACTGGAGATCAAAGTTTTACTCTAACCGTGATGAACTACACAGCAGCCGATTTGATTTACCATAACAAACATGCAGTCCTGCAGCTCCGCCCTGCAACTTCTACTTGATGTTTATGACTTCCCACGCTTGTTCATATACCCACACCTACTGCTTTGTTCCCTAATAACTGAGGAACTGTTTCTTGTTCATTTCAGAAACTGGCCACttgagggagtgtgtgaataaGGAATCCTGCCGAAACTGTAAACACTGCTGAACTTTCCCTCAGTTACACAACCCTCATCACACAAACAACAGTGAATCCATCTGAAGGTCACGGCCTCACTGCACTGATTCTGGAatataaatgactgtaaaagCTATCAATGACATACATAGTTGTTGTTGGAACTCAAAGGAGAAGCAACGATCCCTCATAATTTTCAAAGAAACTATTTTGCATTGTTCTTGTTATTgtgaaaatgtggaaaaatgtaaagggtagatcattcattcattcatcttctgtcactgcttcatcctgatcaggttcGCAGTGGATCCAGAATCTACAAGGAATCATTAGATAAAAGGCAGAAACATCCTGGACTGAGCACCAAGGAGTAGCCAgaatttttatattatgtaaaataaatggcaaaaatggaaatacattgTCCCTGACACTGACAATAtgctcatttttaaaaatgtattagttattcatcaaatgtaaacataaaattaTCAAATCGTGCTGTTTTTACAGTAATACAGTTTTTAACGTTACGGTGCTGAAATGAGACTTCAGAGTTCACCACATTTGAATGTTCTCAGAAATACGGATGAGCCTACTCACTCCCACTCAGTAAGGCCCACCCGCCGCCGTGGAAGTAGACCACCCCTCGTTTGAGGCTGCTGCGGCCGGAGGAAGTGGACTCAAACACTCGAGCCTGCAGCCCAGCGAAAGACGTGTCAGTTACCCGCACACTTTCGCTGGACTGAGGACCTCGAATCTCCACCAACGACACAACATAGTTCAGGACGTGGATGTGATGAGCCAGGCCAAGGTCCTGCACAAAATTACCCTGCAAACAAAAGAGGACTGGATCATAACAGAAAAGaacagacactacacacactagtTCAACTAAACTTACTGAAAATACATGAAAGGTTGAAGTCAATATTTTCAACCTCTAGCACTTGGAATTCATTGAAAGTTAGGTTATTACTGAAGGTAAATGACATTACCAAGCTCAGCTATATTGTATGTGGTGGTTTTGCTACACTGTTATTTATGCTATTTCACTAAGCCTCTTATGGTCATGAGTTCAGTAAAGTCATTCATTTGAATGTACAAATAATTGAGAGCTTTAAATAAACCACTATAGCTAAACTGCACTGCACGTCTGTCCTTCAggaattctttttttcttttttctttttggtggGGGGTTGATTTAGAAGAATAAAAAGCAAAATtcacatttgtaaataaatgtaacatgCTGGCTGTTATTCTATTGTCATAGTGTAATACTTTATACATTATTATACTGTTAACTTACAGTTGAGACACTTTAAAATATCAGTAACGTGCTggcatttactgtaaaattaccaTACAACAGTTTTTCTACTGTTAAATACCACAATTCAATACACAGCACAATACTGTTAAAATAAATGACAGTAGCTGCTCTGTAAAATTTTTTACTGTGTTCATTAGCATCCCATACTGGAAAGGTCATGCTATAAAGTACCTTAATTCAAATTTCTATGATCTTTCTACATTAAAACATCACATAGATAAATGTATAGCCCAAACTGAGTGAACAAAAATTAAATTGGGGTCAGagtaatattttctttaatgAGGAAACTTACAAACCTAGTTCCAAAAAGATGGGGACAGTAAgagaaatgcaaataaaattgTGCAAATTCACTTTGACCTGCGCTTAAACAAAAAAGATCCACAATGTTTAAATTAATCAACTTCATTGTTTTCTCTAAGAATTAAATCATTTGATGAATTAATGCCTGGGACATGCTCCAAAATCATTGAGAATGAGTACATTTTACTTGTATGATATCTATGgatttagattatttaaatttaattcaacCCTTTcacttaaacaaataaaataagaaaattcaaacttttttttttcagcgtATGCTCCTGTCCCAGATGTTTGGATGGGTTTAAATGACATCAAATTTGGAGTGAGTCTtgactaaaacaacaacaaaacccacTGTAGTCCACAAAGAAAACCACCTTTCATAATTAAAGTACGTTTTGTAatcactgctttctgtttttattagcATCTCACTTAATGCCCTAAGTGTTTTGGAACAGGGGTTCATAAACAGTTctgacataataataataattttattaataatctATTATTTTCTAACAAATTGTAAGCAGCTTTAATATTCAATCTATTTTCGATGAGGAACTGAGCTGTACATGGGTTCAGTGGGGAAGACTGTAGCTGCGTGGAAGGGTTGGGCCCAGGTGTAACTGGTTGGAAAAGATTCATCACAAAAGCACAGAGATTACCATCATAATGACACAAAACTTTACCTCACGCACCCTCAAAGATTAAAGGGATACTCTTGTGGATTCTTAAAAATGTCTGTATAATTTAGTTCTGAGTAGTCAAAGTGATGGAGGGTGGTCTGAGGTGGAACGCTCTGTTCTGGAACAACACAGAGTCTTAATATTACTTACCGAGAATAGTTCACAGTTGtactgataggaaccagacctGGGGAGAGTTCAATGTCTCTAAAATGTTTTACACAAATGTATGTGCATAAGAGGGAATTACACAAAACGGTTACAGATACACTGTCTGATGCCTGAGagctttatttatattcattttatagTTAATGCCACGGttgagcatttctgctttgaaactttAGTGTTTCAAAGACAAACTCTTTCAAAGAGACACTGCTTCTTATGTCACAAACCTAAACAACCAGTGGCTTAGGGGTGGGTGGAGATAGACGTGGGGGCTGAATGTGTATTCGTAGATAGATCTGTGTGAACTGAATGCAGAAAAAGGTGCAGAATAAaagcaacaaataaaaacttttAAAGCATTAGGTGAATTTAAACATGTTATTTTGCAGAACAGATGTTGGTTTTCATGAGCTTCACCAATGACAGGGTTATTACAATGTCATATTGCTATTACATAACGTCATATGTAAGATGTCATCGATTTAATcacagaaggggaaaaaaacattttaaaacatgttacATCACCACAGTCCTCGCTGTAATATGTAAAGATATAAAAGAATCAGTGCAGATTAAATAAATTAGAGCATGACAGCTTTAGTATGGATTCAGAGCGGTTTTGTTATGGCTCTGTAAACCAGATGACGTTTATATTAATCATTAGTACATGATGAACTTCTCACCGCGTGGAAGAAGGCTCGGAACAGCGCGTCCAGCAGCATGAGTTTCCAGGGCTCGGACACAGTGCTGGGCAGAGGGAGGTAAATGTAGTAGGACACGGCCACAGACAGCAGCACCGCGGAAAAAAAAGCTGGAGTCTTCATCACCTTCATCCTCACTGTCAGCTCCAGCCTGAAACAGCGCAGTCATTCAGTCGCCGCAACTACAACTTCATCTACATCTACATGTCTCTGCATCCTGCTCCTTCATAACACAGGCTTAGGAACATTCgggacattttcaaaataaaagtcccgcCCCCTCTCTATAAAGCTACTGGATAAAACCTAcccataataaatatataatattctcATAACTATAACTTGCAATCTCATAATAATGAAATCCTAATCTTTCCCATTGTTCTAAAACGTACGTCGTTATTATGAAATCTGTCAACTCCTATGTATTGAGAGACTTTCTGTACCTGGCCTGCTAAAGTCGGTTTCTGGACGCTGTATTCATAGTTGTGCGATACTAACACATAATTACAGGATGACAGAAAGTCGTTATTATgagggacttttttttttgatgaattaataataagtaTGAAGGATTAAATCATTGTTAAGAGATGCAAAGACGTAATTATGAGATACTAAATCATTGTTAAGAgattctctgaaaaaaaaaatacgtttAACGGTGTTAAAAAGtgttgcatgaaattaaattatcTACACCCAGATATATAACCTGAGTATTAATACAtgttaatgtattaataatatgaaagtacattcatttttttttttttttttttttttttttttttttttgaggtgaggagtgtggtgtgttctccctgtgtcagcgtgggtttcctccgggtgactgtctgtgaggagtgtggtgtgttctccgtgtctgcatgggtttcctctgggtgactgtctgtgaggagtgtggtgtgttctccgtgtctgcatgggtttcctctgggtgactgtctgtgaggagtgtggtgtgttctccgtgtctgcatgggtttcctgtgggtgactgtctgtgaggagtgtggtgtgttctccctgtgtctgcgtgggtttcctccgggtgactgcttgtgaggagtgtggtgtgttctccctgtgtctgcgtgggtttcctccgggtgactgtctgtgaggagtgtggtgtgttctccgtgtctgcatgggtttcctctgggtgactgtctgtgaggagtgtggtgtgttctccctgtgtctgcgtgggtttcctccgggtgactgtctgtgaggagtgtggtgtgttctccgtgtctgcatgggtttcctctgggtgactgtctgtgaggagtgtggtgtgttctccctgtgtctgcgtgggtttcctccgggtgactgcttgtgaggagtgtggtgtgttctccctgtgtctgcgtgggtttcctccgggtgactgcttgtgaggagtgtggtgtgttctccctgtgtctgcgtgggtttcctccggatgactgtctgtgaggagtgtggtgtgttctccctgtgtctgcgtgggtttcctccgggtgactgcttgtgaggagtgtggtgtgttctccctgtgtcagcgtgggtttcctctggatgactgtctgtgaggagtgtggtgtgttctccctgtgtctgcgtgggtttcctccgggtgactgcctgtgaggagtgtggtgtgttctccctgtgtctgcgtgggtttcctccgggtgactgtctgtgaggagtgtggtgtgttctccctgtgtctgcgtaggtttcctccggatgactgtctgtgaggagtgtggtgtgttcaccctgtgtctgcgtgggtttactccgggtgactgtctgtgaggagtgtggtgtgttctccctgtg is a window of Hoplias malabaricus isolate fHopMal1 chromosome 1, fHopMal1.hap1, whole genome shotgun sequence DNA encoding:
- the LOC136670108 gene encoding neutral cholesterol ester hydrolase 1: MKVMKTPAFFSAVLLSVAVSYYIYLPLPSTVSEPWKLMLLDALFRAFFHAGNFVQDLGLAHHIHVLNYVVSLVEIRGPQSSESVRVTDTSFAGLQARVFESTSSGRSSLKRGVVYFHGGGWALLSGRMRSYDLLCRKMAEDLDAVIISVDYRLAPEVHFPEQYYDALRACRHILTADVLAQYSVDPERVAVSGDSAGGNLAAAVAQQLASDNSVSVKFKVQALIYPVLQALDFNTPSYQQNGNMPILYRPLMARFWLEYLNGNPNLVPTLLANNHTAVDQEEMMAAKAKMNWTKLLAPAFQKDYQPVVPRLSTAGLLEQLPGLLDVRAAPLLAEREVLKLVPPAYIMTCEHDVLRDDGLMYARRLEEAGVTVTSDHYAEGFHGCMVFAFWPTCFTVGMQSMWNYIHWLENNL